A region of the Flintibacter sp. KGMB00164 genome:
GCGTCTCCGGCCGGGCGGCCCAGAAGGTGGCCGAAAAGATGGCTCAGGTGGCACGGCACAAGCAGGTGCTGTGTGTCACCCACTTGCCTCAGCTGGCTGCTATGGCAGACACTCACTTCTCGGTAAGTAAGGGAGAACGGGAGGGCCGCACCTACACCAATCTGGAGCGGCTGGACCGGAAACAGCGCCGAGAGGAGCTGGCCCGGCTCATTGGCGGCGCGGCGGTGACTCCGGCTCTGTTGGAGAGCGCGGAGGAGCTGCTTGCTCAGGCGGATGCCTGGCGGGAAAAACATAAGAAATGAGAACAGGCTCCCACGACAGCGTCGTGGGAGCCTGTTGTGCTTTACCAGGGAAGCCAGCCGTCCTCCTCGCGCTGGCTGAGCACGTCAAGTGCTCCGTCCAGCAGCATAGCGGCCTGAGCCCGATCCAGACCGGTGGACAGGGCGGCAGAGTTGGTCTCCTCCACCCGGATGACGCCGGAGGCGGCCAGGTTGGCGGCGGCCTGTCCCGCCCAGTGGGTATCGGAACCTTGGGCGGAGAAAACTTCCAGAGGCACATCGCTGAGATTGAGCAGCTGATCCAGCATGACAGTGGCCTCGCCCTGGGTGATATTCTCCGAGGCATCAAACACCGGTGCGCCGGAGTCGTCCCGGGACCCTTGGATCACGCCCGCCATCACGGCAGCGGATACCGCACCCTTGGCCCAAGTAGGAATGGCTGCATCGTCGGTGAAGCCGGTGGTGGTCACATCTTCCAGAGGGGCCATGCCGACGGTGGCCATGGCCATGGTGAGAAATTCTGCTCGGGTGACCGGGCGGTCGGGGTCAAAGAAGTACTCCCCGTTGAGATAGGAACCGACGAAGATGCCCTCCTCGGCCAGGCGGATAGAGGCCTTGTGGGAGGGATCACCCTCCATATCGGCGTAGGTCACTTTGGTATCCGGTTTGTTGATCTGAATGGTCACCTTAGCCTCGGAAGAGGTGTTGCCCGCTGAGTCGATGGCCACATAGGTGAAGGAGTCTTTGCCGGTTTTGTTCTCGTAGGGAGTGTAGACAAACTTGGCCGAGCCATCCTCCGCCAAAGTTACAGCGCCCCGGGCAGGGGTGTCCATGAGCTGGAAGGTGAGGGTGTCGCCCTCGCTGTCCACTGCGTCAAAGTAGCCGGTGATAGCCACATTTTTATAGGTGCTCAGATCCATGTTCCGGGCAATAGGGGCCTCATTGGCGGCAGTGAGCAGATAGAGGGTGACAGTCGTAGGCTGCTGGGCCTGGGCGCCGTCGTCAAAGGCAGGCAGGAAGGAAAAGGTTGTGGTAGTGACGGAGGGCTGAGACAGCGACTGGAAACGCAGCCCGGCCAGAGCACTGGCTTCTACCACGGAGTCTGCCGCCAGAGGCTGGCCGCCCAGAGTCAGAGTGCCTGCTCCTGGATCGGGCAGAGCGGTGATGGTGATCGAGGTCAGCTTGATGCCATCCCCGTTCTGTACGGAGAAGTCCTGGTCAGAGAAGGCAACTGTGTCGCCCACCAGAGCATTTTTGGAGAAATCGGGGATGGTGGGGGAGGATGCCTTTTTGTTCCAGAAGAAGGCGGAGACGGGGAGAGAGAGGGTGCTGAGCAGCACAAGGGAGAGGAGCAGCGCGCCGCTTCGGCGCACAAGCCAGAGACGTTTCAACGGGAAAACCTCCTTTTTTGGTTCAGGTTATCCCTAGTCTCTGCGATAGAAAGGAAACTATGCGCAAAAAAGGGGCGTCTGCTCCAGGCAAAGACTGGAACAGACGCCGCAAGATAGAAAATTTAAAGTGCGCCGCGATCCCGCAGCCAGCTGGGCAAGGCTCTGGCCTTGGCGCTGGATACTAAACCCATGGCGGCATAGAGGGTGATGATGGAGGAGCCGCCATAGCTGATGAAGGGGAGGGTAAGGCCCATAACGGGGAAGACAAACAGGCACATGCCCACATTGGCGGCGATCTGAACGATGAGCATACCGGCCATACCCATGGATACGTAGGCGTAGAAGGGAGAGCTGGCGTGGCGGGCCACCCAGATGCACCGCAGCACCACCGCAGACAGCAGAGCCAGCAGGGCCAGACAGCCCACCATGCCCAGCTCTTCGCCGCACACGGCAAAGATAAAGTCGGTATCGCGGGCGGGAAGGGTGGATTCATAGGCAGACTGGGTCATAGAGCCCTGGAGATATCCCTTGCCGAAAATCTGACCGGAACCGATAGCCAGGACAGAGCGGGTCTGCTGGAAGCCAACGCCTTGGGGATCGTAGCTGTGATCGAAGAGGACCCGGAATCGTTTGATCAGGTAGAGCTTATCCCAGGCCTCTGTTTTGGGTAAAACAAAGAACCACAATATCACAAAGGCAATGACAATGGCACTGCCAACCAAAACAAACCAGCGCAGTTTGACTCCGGCGCTCCAGGACATGATGGCAAAAATCATCGTGTAGACCACACACATGCCCATGTCGCCGCAGATACCGGCAATGAGAGCCAGCATGAAGGCGGCGTGAGCTCCGATCTGTGCGACGGAAAAGACCGAGCCGATGTCGTGGCCCCGCTCCTGAAGCTTGTGGATCTGCATGGCCAGAAGCAGGATATAAGGGATTTTTACCACTTCGTTGGGCTGGATCAGAATGGGGAAGCCGGGAAACTGCAGCCAGTTGCGGTTTCCGCCGCGGGTCACACCGAATGGTGTGAGCAGCAAGAGCAGGAAAATGATGCTGAATCCCAGCAGCCACTTCCAGTTCTTCTCCACAAAAGACTCAAAGTCCACATAGGTACAAAGGATATAGACCAGGATACCCAACAAGATGGCGACGATCTGGACGGCTACCTCTTTATTGTTGTCATTGTAGCGGGTAGCGGAAAAAATAAGGGCCACGCCAAAGCCGCTGGCCAGCAGACACAAAGACAGCAGCAGCATATCCCCTTTTTTTAGAAATTCTTGGAGGGGAGAAAATAGGGTCTTCACAGCATCTCCTCGCTTTCCTAGGATACGGCCTTATATTTTATCACTTTTTGGTGGAAAGGTAAACCATATCTGTGCTATAATCTTTCCAGATTTCGAAAACAATCTATGAACGCAGGGGAGGACCCAATGGAATATTGTTCAAACAGTGAGCGAGATACCGAGGAACTGGGACGCCGCCTGGGTGAGCGGGTGGCGCCGGGGACGGTCATTGCCTACACCGGCGACCTGGGAGCGGGAAAGACTGCCTTTACCCGGGGGCTGGCCCAGGGACTGGGGGTGCCCGGTCAGGTGACCAGCCCCACCTTTACCATTGTCAACGAGTACGAGGGGGGACGGCTGCCCCTGTTCCACTTTGATATGTACCGCCTGGGCAGTGCGGATGAGCTCTTTGATATCGGCTGGGAGGACTACCTGGCCCGGGGTGGTGTGTGCGCGGTGGAGTGGAGCGAGAATGTGGAGGAAGCTCTGGAGGAGGATACCATTCGGGTGGATATCCGTCGGGGCGATACCGACCAGCAGCGGCGCATCTCGATCCAGGGCGGACCGACCCTGGAAAACTAAGAAGAAAAGGGTATGATACCATGAAAATATTGGCTTTGGAATCGTCCGCCGTGGCCTGCTCCGCGGCCTTGTGGGGGGAGGAGGGGCTCATCGCCCAGAACTTTCAGCAAAGCGGCCTGACCCACAGCCGCACCCTGCTGCCTATGGCTCACGATCTGCTGAAAAACTGCGGGGTCAGTTTGTCTCAGGTGGATGTGATCGCCGTGGCGGCAGGCCCCGGCTCCTTCACCGGACTGCGGATCGGAGTGGCTACCGCAAAGGGACTGGCCTGGGGAGAGGACAAGGACTGCGCTGCCTGCTCTACCCTGGAGTCTATGGCCTGGCCGCTGGCTTTCTATCCGGATGCCGTGATCGTTTGCGCCATGGATGCCCGGCGCAAGCAGGTGTACAACGCCCTGTTCCAGACGGATGGGGAGAAGCTGGAGCGCCTGTGCCCCGACCGGGCCATCGGCCTGGAGGAACTGGGGGAAGAACTGAAAAAAATTGAAAAACGAAAAATAGTCGTTGGAGACGGGGCCAAGCTGTGCTATAATACCCTAAGAAGTCAGGGAATCGATCTGGAGCTTGCCCCTGAAGCTCTGCGGCAGCAGAGCGCATGGGGGGTGGCCCGGGCCGCGGTAGAGCAGATCCAAGCCGGAGCCCTGGTGAAAGGAAAAGACCTGGTGCCTGTCTACCACCGACTGTCTCAAGCTGAGCGGGAACGGCTGAAGCGGCAGGGCCGCAGTACACAAAAATAAAGGGGTTTTTGAGATGTTTGACAGCAAAGTACATGTTTTGGACCATCCGCTGCTGCAGCACAAGCTGAGCATCCTGCGGGATGAGCGTACCGGGGTCAAGGAGTTCCGGGAGATCGTCTCTGA
Encoded here:
- a CDS encoding Ig-like domain-containing protein, whose amino-acid sequence is MKRLWLVRRSGALLLSLVLLSTLSLPVSAFFWNKKASSPTIPDFSKNALVGDTVAFSDQDFSVQNGDGIKLTSITITALPDPGAGTLTLGGQPLAADSVVEASALAGLRFQSLSQPSVTTTTFSFLPAFDDGAQAQQPTTVTLYLLTAANEAPIARNMDLSTYKNVAITGYFDAVDSEGDTLTFQLMDTPARGAVTLAEDGSAKFVYTPYENKTGKDSFTYVAIDSAGNTSSEAKVTIQINKPDTKVTYADMEGDPSHKASIRLAEEGIFVGSYLNGEYFFDPDRPVTRAEFLTMAMATVGMAPLEDVTTTGFTDDAAIPTWAKGAVSAAVMAGVIQGSRDDSGAPVFDASENITQGEATVMLDQLLNLSDVPLEVFSAQGSDTHWAGQAAANLAASGVIRVEETNSAALSTGLDRAQAAMLLDGALDVLSQREEDGWLPW
- a CDS encoding FtsW/RodA/SpoVE family cell cycle protein: MKTLFSPLQEFLKKGDMLLLSLCLLASGFGVALIFSATRYNDNNKEVAVQIVAILLGILVYILCTYVDFESFVEKNWKWLLGFSIIFLLLLLTPFGVTRGGNRNWLQFPGFPILIQPNEVVKIPYILLLAMQIHKLQERGHDIGSVFSVAQIGAHAAFMLALIAGICGDMGMCVVYTMIFAIMSWSAGVKLRWFVLVGSAIVIAFVILWFFVLPKTEAWDKLYLIKRFRVLFDHSYDPQGVGFQQTRSVLAIGSGQIFGKGYLQGSMTQSAYESTLPARDTDFIFAVCGEELGMVGCLALLALLSAVVLRCIWVARHASSPFYAYVSMGMAGMLIVQIAANVGMCLFVFPVMGLTLPFISYGGSSIITLYAAMGLVSSAKARALPSWLRDRGAL
- the tsaE gene encoding tRNA (adenosine(37)-N6)-threonylcarbamoyltransferase complex ATPase subunit type 1 TsaE, with translation MEYCSNSERDTEELGRRLGERVAPGTVIAYTGDLGAGKTAFTRGLAQGLGVPGQVTSPTFTIVNEYEGGRLPLFHFDMYRLGSADELFDIGWEDYLARGGVCAVEWSENVEEALEEDTIRVDIRRGDTDQQRRISIQGGPTLEN
- the tsaB gene encoding tRNA (adenosine(37)-N6)-threonylcarbamoyltransferase complex dimerization subunit type 1 TsaB, producing the protein MKILALESSAVACSAALWGEEGLIAQNFQQSGLTHSRTLLPMAHDLLKNCGVSLSQVDVIAVAAGPGSFTGLRIGVATAKGLAWGEDKDCAACSTLESMAWPLAFYPDAVIVCAMDARRKQVYNALFQTDGEKLERLCPDRAIGLEELGEELKKIEKRKIVVGDGAKLCYNTLRSQGIDLELAPEALRQQSAWGVARAAVEQIQAGALVKGKDLVPVYHRLSQAERERLKRQGRSTQK